The proteins below come from a single Eucalyptus grandis isolate ANBG69807.140 chromosome 3, ASM1654582v1, whole genome shotgun sequence genomic window:
- the LOC104437307 gene encoding F-box/kelch-repeat protein At3g06240 isoform X2, with amino-acid sequence MVDQCRRGHHHQRRHRRRGESEAKEEMSGGSDLPEEILIQILLKLPVKSLVRFRCVSKSWDSLITHPSFVSLHLRHAMAGHDRSVILLRHYSLTQRKERNTLYLDGESFLEHQELEFPLKTHDTYYLAGSCNGLLCFSDYIINNLQVVRLIYILGKNWSVIVPPEVEIYELKTNAWRGIQTAVPYVIPESSSQAFVNGAIHWIGYNPADRRLKVASSPRSIVVLFDMQDEVFGEMELPKGGDYANRLNLSLAVHQDLICLLHCHPMEEDGHQLYGVCWVWVMKEYGAADSWTKLFTINISEHGGIGRILGFRKKGDALLVTHNDELVSYDLRGQRISRLGLYGVARSFEVIPYMDCLILV; translated from the exons ATGGTCGACCAATGTAGGCGAGGACATCATCACCAACGCCGCCATCGAAGAAGGGGCGAATCTGAAGCGAAAGAAGAGATGAGCGGCGGCAGCGACCTCCCTGAAGAGATCCTGATCCAGATCCTCCTGAAATTGCCCGTCAAGTCACTTGTCCGATTCCGATGCGTCTCCAAGTCGTGGGACTCCCTCATCACCCACCCATCCTTCGTCTCCCTCCACCTCCGCCACGCCATGGCGGGCCACGACCGCTCCGTCATCCTCCTCCGGCACTACTCCCTCACCCAGCGCAAGGAGCGGAACACCCTCTACCTCGACGGGGAGTCTTTCTTGGAGCACCAGGAGCTCGAATTCCCCTTGAAGACCCACGACACTTACTACCTCGCCGGCTCCTGTAATGGGTTGCTCTGCTTTTCCGACTATATCATCAACAACCTCCAG GTCGTGAGGTTGATTTACATTCTGGGGAAGAATTGGTCCGTGATAGTGCCACCGGAGGTTGAGATCTATGAGCTTAAAACTAATGCTTGGAGAGGGATCCAGACGGCCGTTCCTTATGTCATACCAGAATCTTCGTCGCAGGCCTTTGTGAATGGGGCTATCCATTGGATTGGGTATAACCCAGCTGATAGGCGATTGAAGGTGGCTTCAAGTCCTAGGTCGATTGTGGTATTATTCGATATGCAGGACGAGGTGTTTGGGGAAATGGAGTTGCCGAAAGGTGGGGATTATGCGAACAGGCTGAATTTGTCGCTGGCTGTGCATCAAGATTTGATTTGCTTGTTGCATTGCCATCCGATGGAAGAAGATGGGCATCAGTTGTATGGGGTTTGTTGGGTCTGGGTCATGAAAGAATACGGCGCAGCAGACTCCTGGACTAAGCTGTTTACCATTAACATCAGTGAACACGGCGGGATCGGGAGGATTTTAGGTTTTAGGAAAAAGGGGGACGCTCTGCTCGTGACTCACAATGACGAGCTGGTTTCATATGACTTGAGGGGTCAGAGAATTAGTCGGCTTGGATTGTATGGTGTTGCGAGATCTTTTGAAGTCATCCCATACATGGATTGTCTAATTTTAGTGTGA
- the LOC104437307 gene encoding F-box/kelch-repeat protein At3g06240 isoform X1: MVDQCRRGHHHQRRHRRRGESEAKEEMSGGSDLPEEILIQILLKLPVKSLVRFRCVSKSWDSLITHPSFVSLHLRHAMAGHDRSVILLRHYSLTQRKERNTLYLDGESFLEHQELEFPLKTHDTYYLAGSCNGLLCFSDYIINNLQVILWNPSLRKCVQLPIPRFIDTDLTHTYVLGFGFDTRRVDYKVVRLIYILGKNWSVIVPPEVEIYELKTNAWRGIQTAVPYVIPESSSQAFVNGAIHWIGYNPADRRLKVASSPRSIVVLFDMQDEVFGEMELPKGGDYANRLNLSLAVHQDLICLLHCHPMEEDGHQLYGVCWVWVMKEYGAADSWTKLFTINISEHGGIGRILGFRKKGDALLVTHNDELVSYDLRGQRISRLGLYGVARSFEVIPYMDCLILV; the protein is encoded by the coding sequence ATGGTCGACCAATGTAGGCGAGGACATCATCACCAACGCCGCCATCGAAGAAGGGGCGAATCTGAAGCGAAAGAAGAGATGAGCGGCGGCAGCGACCTCCCTGAAGAGATCCTGATCCAGATCCTCCTGAAATTGCCCGTCAAGTCACTTGTCCGATTCCGATGCGTCTCCAAGTCGTGGGACTCCCTCATCACCCACCCATCCTTCGTCTCCCTCCACCTCCGCCACGCCATGGCGGGCCACGACCGCTCCGTCATCCTCCTCCGGCACTACTCCCTCACCCAGCGCAAGGAGCGGAACACCCTCTACCTCGACGGGGAGTCTTTCTTGGAGCACCAGGAGCTCGAATTCCCCTTGAAGACCCACGACACTTACTACCTCGCCGGCTCCTGTAATGGGTTGCTCTGCTTTTCCGACTATATCATCAACAACCTCCAGGTAATCCTCTGGAACCCTTCCCTCAGGAAGTGCGTGCAGTTGCCGATCCCGCGGTTCATTGATACTGATCTCACGCACACGTATGTTCTCGGGTTTGGGTTCGATACGCGGCGTGTCGATTACAAGGTCGTGAGGTTGATTTACATTCTGGGGAAGAATTGGTCCGTGATAGTGCCACCGGAGGTTGAGATCTATGAGCTTAAAACTAATGCTTGGAGAGGGATCCAGACGGCCGTTCCTTATGTCATACCAGAATCTTCGTCGCAGGCCTTTGTGAATGGGGCTATCCATTGGATTGGGTATAACCCAGCTGATAGGCGATTGAAGGTGGCTTCAAGTCCTAGGTCGATTGTGGTATTATTCGATATGCAGGACGAGGTGTTTGGGGAAATGGAGTTGCCGAAAGGTGGGGATTATGCGAACAGGCTGAATTTGTCGCTGGCTGTGCATCAAGATTTGATTTGCTTGTTGCATTGCCATCCGATGGAAGAAGATGGGCATCAGTTGTATGGGGTTTGTTGGGTCTGGGTCATGAAAGAATACGGCGCAGCAGACTCCTGGACTAAGCTGTTTACCATTAACATCAGTGAACACGGCGGGATCGGGAGGATTTTAGGTTTTAGGAAAAAGGGGGACGCTCTGCTCGTGACTCACAATGACGAGCTGGTTTCATATGACTTGAGGGGTCAGAGAATTAGTCGGCTTGGATTGTATGGTGTTGCGAGATCTTTTGAAGTCATCCCATACATGGATTGTCTAATTTTAGTGTGA